A genome region from Chiroxiphia lanceolata isolate bChiLan1 chromosome 5, bChiLan1.pri, whole genome shotgun sequence includes the following:
- the SGSM3 gene encoding small G protein signaling modulator 3 isoform X1 yields MSGHHTPSAGGPFSALTPSIWPQDILAKYTQKEESVEQPEFRYDEFGFRVDKEADGAEPNSSKLLGVPLTEEPQQRLKWQAHLEFTHNHDVGDLTWDKIEVTLPHSDKLRSLVLAGIPHSMRPQLWMRLSGALQKKRNSEMSYRDIIKNSSNDETIAAKQIEKDLLRTMPSNACFSNMNSIGVPRLRRILRGLAWLYPEIGYCQGTGMVAASLLLFLEEEDAFWMMCAIIEELVPASYFSTTLMGVQTDQRVLRQLIVQYLPRLDKLLQEHDIELSLITLHWFLTSFASVVHIKLLLRIWDLFFYEGSLVLFQVTLGMLSMKEDELIQSENSASIFNTLSDIPSQIEDADVLLREAMRVAGSLTDVAVETQRRKHLAYLIAEQGQLLNSSTTVNNLSKIVRRRTQRRKSGITSLLFGDDDLEALKAKNIKQTELVADLREAILQVARHFQCVDPKNCSIDLTPDYSMESHQRDHENYVACSRNRRRRAKALLDFERHDDDELGFRKNDIITIISQKDEHCWVGELNGLRGWFPAKFVEILDERSKEYSIAGDDSVTEGVTDLVRGTLCPALKSIFEHGLKKPSLLGGPCHPWLFIEEAASREVERDFDSVYSRLVLCKTYRLDEDGKVLTPEELLYRAVQAVNMTHDAAHAQMDVKLRSLICVGLNEQVLHLWLEVLCSSLQTVEKWFHPWSFLRSPGWVQIKCELRVLCKFAFSLSQDWELPIKREEKEKKPLKEGVQDMLVKHHLFSWDIDG; encoded by the exons CAGATGGTGCTGAGCCAAACTCCAGCAAGCTTCTGGGGGTCCCACTGACGGAGGAGCCGCAGCAGAGGCTCAAGTGGCAGGCTCATCTGGAATTCACACACAACCATGACGTGGGCGACCTCACCTGGGACAAAATCGAAGTCACCCTACCCCACTCAGACAAGCTGCGCTCCCTGGTGCTAGCTGGCATCCCACACAGCATGAGGCCACAG CTGTGGATGCGCCTTTCAGGGGCTTTGCAGAAGAAGAGGAACTCAGAGATGTCATATCGGGATATTATAAAAAACAGCTCTAACGATGAAACCATTGCTGCCAAACAG ATTGAAAAGGACTTGCTACGCACAATGCCCAGCAATGCCTGCTTCTCCAACATGAACAGTATCGGAGTGCCAAGGCTACGCAGGATACTACGGGGACTTGCCTGGCTCTACCCAGAGATTGGATATTGTCAGGGCACTGGCATG GtggctgcttctctgctgctcttcttggAGGAGGAAGATGCCTTCTGGATGATGTGTGCTATCATTGAGGAATTGGTTCCTGCCTCCTACTTCAGTACCACTCTCATGGGCGTGCAGACAGACCAGCGTGTCCTGCGGCAGCTCATCGTGCAGTACTTGCCTCGCCTGGACAAGCTGCTTCAGGAGCATGACATTG AGCTCTCCTTGATCACCTTGCACTGGTTCCTCACCTCTTTTGCTAGTGTTGTCCACATCAAGCTGCTGCTGCGTATTTGGGACCTCTTCTTCTACGAGGGCTCTCTGGTGCTGTTCCAAGTCACTTTGGGCATGCTAAGTATGAAG GAGGACGAGCTAATCCAGTCGGAGAACTCTGCCTCCATCTTCAACACGCTCTCAGACATCCCAAGTCAGATTGAAGACGCAGATGTGTTGCTGCGGGAGGCCATGCGCGTGGCTGGCTCGCTGACAGACGTGGCAGTGGAGACCCAGCGCCGCAAACACTTGGCCTACCTCATTGCTGAGCAAGGGCAGCTGCTCAACTCCAGCACCACCGTCAACAATTTATCCAAA ATTGTGCGGCGCAGGACTCAGCGCAGGAAATCTGGCATCACCTCTCTGCTTTTCG GGGATGATGATCTGGAGGCACTGAAAGCCAAGAACATCAAGCAGACGGAGCTGGTGGCTGATCTGCGTGAGGCCATTCTCCAGGTGGCACGGCACTTCCAGTGTGTGGATCCCAAGAACTGCAGCATT GATCTGACTCCAGACTACAGCATGGAGAGCCACCAGCGGGACCACGAGAACTACGTGGCCTGTTCTCGCAACCGACGCCGGCGAGCCAAGGCACTGCTGGACTTTGAGCGCCACGATGACGATGAGCTGGGCTTCCGCAAGAACGACATCATCACG ATCATTTCCCAGAAGGATGAGCACTGTTGGGTGGGAGAGCTGAATGGACTGAGAG GTTGGTTTCCTGCAAAATTTGTGGAAATCTTGGATGAGCGGAGTAAagag TACTCCATTGCTGGAGATGACTCAGTCACGGAAGGAGTGACTGACTTGGTGCGAGGAACACTTTGTCCAGCCTTGAAGTCCATATTTGAACATGGATTGAAGAAGCCGTCTCTGCTGGGAGGGCCCTGCCACCCTTGGCTGTTCATTGAAGAG GCTGCAAGCCGGGAAGTGGAACGGGACTTTGACTCTGTGTATTCTCGCCTTGTGCTCTGCAAGACTTACAG GCTTGATGAAGACGGCAAAGTCCTCACTCCAGAGGAGCTGCTTTACCGG GCAGTTCAGGCTGTGAACATGACACACGATGCTGCACATGCACAGATGGACGTGAAGCTTCGTTCTCTCATCTGTGTTGGACTCAA TGAGCAGGTGCTGCATTTGTGGCTGGAGGTGCTGTGCTCAAGCCTGCAGACCGTGGAGAAGTGGTTCCATCCCTGGTCATTCCTGCGCAGTCCCGGCTGGGTGCAGATCAAATGTGAGCTGAG GGTCCTCTGCAAATTTGCCTTCAGCCTCTCTCAGGACTGGGAGCTGCCAATAAAGAGGGAG gagaaggagaagaagccACTGAAGGAAGGGGTGCAGGACATGCTTGTGAAGCACCATCTCTTCAGCTGGGACATAGATGGGTGA
- the SGSM3 gene encoding small G protein signaling modulator 3 isoform X2: MSGHHTPSAGGPFSALTPSIWPQDILAKYTQKEESVEQPEFRYDEFGFRVDKEDGAEPNSSKLLGVPLTEEPQQRLKWQAHLEFTHNHDVGDLTWDKIEVTLPHSDKLRSLVLAGIPHSMRPQLWMRLSGALQKKRNSEMSYRDIIKNSSNDETIAAKQIEKDLLRTMPSNACFSNMNSIGVPRLRRILRGLAWLYPEIGYCQGTGMVAASLLLFLEEEDAFWMMCAIIEELVPASYFSTTLMGVQTDQRVLRQLIVQYLPRLDKLLQEHDIELSLITLHWFLTSFASVVHIKLLLRIWDLFFYEGSLVLFQVTLGMLSMKEDELIQSENSASIFNTLSDIPSQIEDADVLLREAMRVAGSLTDVAVETQRRKHLAYLIAEQGQLLNSSTTVNNLSKIVRRRTQRRKSGITSLLFGDDDLEALKAKNIKQTELVADLREAILQVARHFQCVDPKNCSIDLTPDYSMESHQRDHENYVACSRNRRRRAKALLDFERHDDDELGFRKNDIITIISQKDEHCWVGELNGLRGWFPAKFVEILDERSKEYSIAGDDSVTEGVTDLVRGTLCPALKSIFEHGLKKPSLLGGPCHPWLFIEEAASREVERDFDSVYSRLVLCKTYRLDEDGKVLTPEELLYRAVQAVNMTHDAAHAQMDVKLRSLICVGLNEQVLHLWLEVLCSSLQTVEKWFHPWSFLRSPGWVQIKCELRVLCKFAFSLSQDWELPIKREEKEKKPLKEGVQDMLVKHHLFSWDIDG, from the exons ATGGTGCTGAGCCAAACTCCAGCAAGCTTCTGGGGGTCCCACTGACGGAGGAGCCGCAGCAGAGGCTCAAGTGGCAGGCTCATCTGGAATTCACACACAACCATGACGTGGGCGACCTCACCTGGGACAAAATCGAAGTCACCCTACCCCACTCAGACAAGCTGCGCTCCCTGGTGCTAGCTGGCATCCCACACAGCATGAGGCCACAG CTGTGGATGCGCCTTTCAGGGGCTTTGCAGAAGAAGAGGAACTCAGAGATGTCATATCGGGATATTATAAAAAACAGCTCTAACGATGAAACCATTGCTGCCAAACAG ATTGAAAAGGACTTGCTACGCACAATGCCCAGCAATGCCTGCTTCTCCAACATGAACAGTATCGGAGTGCCAAGGCTACGCAGGATACTACGGGGACTTGCCTGGCTCTACCCAGAGATTGGATATTGTCAGGGCACTGGCATG GtggctgcttctctgctgctcttcttggAGGAGGAAGATGCCTTCTGGATGATGTGTGCTATCATTGAGGAATTGGTTCCTGCCTCCTACTTCAGTACCACTCTCATGGGCGTGCAGACAGACCAGCGTGTCCTGCGGCAGCTCATCGTGCAGTACTTGCCTCGCCTGGACAAGCTGCTTCAGGAGCATGACATTG AGCTCTCCTTGATCACCTTGCACTGGTTCCTCACCTCTTTTGCTAGTGTTGTCCACATCAAGCTGCTGCTGCGTATTTGGGACCTCTTCTTCTACGAGGGCTCTCTGGTGCTGTTCCAAGTCACTTTGGGCATGCTAAGTATGAAG GAGGACGAGCTAATCCAGTCGGAGAACTCTGCCTCCATCTTCAACACGCTCTCAGACATCCCAAGTCAGATTGAAGACGCAGATGTGTTGCTGCGGGAGGCCATGCGCGTGGCTGGCTCGCTGACAGACGTGGCAGTGGAGACCCAGCGCCGCAAACACTTGGCCTACCTCATTGCTGAGCAAGGGCAGCTGCTCAACTCCAGCACCACCGTCAACAATTTATCCAAA ATTGTGCGGCGCAGGACTCAGCGCAGGAAATCTGGCATCACCTCTCTGCTTTTCG GGGATGATGATCTGGAGGCACTGAAAGCCAAGAACATCAAGCAGACGGAGCTGGTGGCTGATCTGCGTGAGGCCATTCTCCAGGTGGCACGGCACTTCCAGTGTGTGGATCCCAAGAACTGCAGCATT GATCTGACTCCAGACTACAGCATGGAGAGCCACCAGCGGGACCACGAGAACTACGTGGCCTGTTCTCGCAACCGACGCCGGCGAGCCAAGGCACTGCTGGACTTTGAGCGCCACGATGACGATGAGCTGGGCTTCCGCAAGAACGACATCATCACG ATCATTTCCCAGAAGGATGAGCACTGTTGGGTGGGAGAGCTGAATGGACTGAGAG GTTGGTTTCCTGCAAAATTTGTGGAAATCTTGGATGAGCGGAGTAAagag TACTCCATTGCTGGAGATGACTCAGTCACGGAAGGAGTGACTGACTTGGTGCGAGGAACACTTTGTCCAGCCTTGAAGTCCATATTTGAACATGGATTGAAGAAGCCGTCTCTGCTGGGAGGGCCCTGCCACCCTTGGCTGTTCATTGAAGAG GCTGCAAGCCGGGAAGTGGAACGGGACTTTGACTCTGTGTATTCTCGCCTTGTGCTCTGCAAGACTTACAG GCTTGATGAAGACGGCAAAGTCCTCACTCCAGAGGAGCTGCTTTACCGG GCAGTTCAGGCTGTGAACATGACACACGATGCTGCACATGCACAGATGGACGTGAAGCTTCGTTCTCTCATCTGTGTTGGACTCAA TGAGCAGGTGCTGCATTTGTGGCTGGAGGTGCTGTGCTCAAGCCTGCAGACCGTGGAGAAGTGGTTCCATCCCTGGTCATTCCTGCGCAGTCCCGGCTGGGTGCAGATCAAATGTGAGCTGAG GGTCCTCTGCAAATTTGCCTTCAGCCTCTCTCAGGACTGGGAGCTGCCAATAAAGAGGGAG gagaaggagaagaagccACTGAAGGAAGGGGTGCAGGACATGCTTGTGAAGCACCATCTCTTCAGCTGGGACATAGATGGGTGA